The following proteins are encoded in a genomic region of Glycine soja cultivar W05 chromosome 17, ASM419377v2, whole genome shotgun sequence:
- the LOC114394276 gene encoding precursor of CEP9-like, with protein MAKFQVLHKYFFIFLALVVCDGSLLTHGRKINIKPLNQLHSSLNTKTVANHPNPTSLPSLKTKVESPQHHEESSKLEDSGADNTNAFRPTTPGGSPGVGHKMITSSSEDNKVKTMVVVHSPDVEVFKTEGSKDDFKPTDPGHSPGVGHAYKNKIGDGN; from the coding sequence ATGGCCAAATTTCAGGTTTtgcacaaatattttttcatttttcttgcaCTAGTTGTGTGCGATGGTTCCCTTCTAACACATGgtaggaaaataaatataaagccATTGAACCAACTACATTCCTCACTAAACACAAAAACCGTCGCTAATCATCCTAACCCTACTTCCCTTCCATCACTTAAAACCAAAGTTGAATCACCACAACACCATGAGGAATCTAGTAAATTGGAAGATTCAGGTGCAGACAACACCAATGCTTTCCGACCGACTACGCCGGGAGGGAGTCCTGGTGTTGGCCACAAAATGattacatcatcatcagaagATAATAAGGTGAAAACAATGGTGGTAGTTCATAGCCCAGATGTTGAAGTTTTCAAGACTGAGGGTTCAAAAGATGATTTCAAACCTACTGACCCAGGTCACAGCCCAGGAGTTGGTCATgcttacaaaaacaaaattggagATGGAAATTAG